In Sphaeramia orbicularis chromosome 5, fSphaOr1.1, whole genome shotgun sequence, the genomic stretch AGCCACACCACTGTGTTATTCTAGTTCAATCTAAAAAAGATCATCTGTTTGACTTCAGTATATTCATATCCCACCTTTGTCTCTGTATAAATGTACTCATTATTTATTCTAGGGTCAAGCTGGAGACCAGGGTGCTACTGGACCTGCTGGACCTTCTGGACAAAGAGTGAGTTCCATTTTCACCAAATCACTTAGAACTCACATTAATGAGCCTCTGAATTCGAAGAATCACTTTGAACTCAGACACTAATAACATAGTTAAGTAGTGCATTTATGTATTAACATCAAGAAACCCCTTTCATCTGTGCATTTAGGGACCACCTGGACCTGTTGGCCCTGCTGGAAAGGATGGATCCAATGGCCTCCCAGGACCCATCGGACCCCCTGGACCTCGTGGTCGCACAGGAGAATCCGGTCCTGCTGTGAGTACCCACAAGAAGCGTGTTAAATTTTGTTCCTAACTTTAAAATGTAAAGTAATAGCTTAGTCAGCACTGTGCCCATTACATATACTGTATAGTGATATGGTGATACAttaaaatagtaatagtaatatgaGCATCGATGGTAAATGATGCTGTTGATATTGCAAACTGAATACAGTGGACAACCCAAGTTCCAATACAGCACAATGTACACTACTAATGCATTTTACATCTAGTATCATGTCAAATGCTAATTTAGTGTCAAGGCTAATGTGCAATTCTACTGTCATTCAGTCATGTGTagtaaaatgagtgttaaaaagaacaccaaaacaaGATTAACCAAGATTGACACAGTCAATAAACAAATGTAACCATTATGCAAATCTATTCAGTAAAATATTAGGAATTAAAAGTTATCCAAAGAATCATGAACAGCAGGAAGTGAAGaaaaactaatgtaaaaaaacaaattgCAGGTGTCTGGTTGGCATCATTAGCCATTGTTTGCATTTGTCTATTGTCGAAGGAATGCCCCAGACAGGAAAACTGAAATGATGAGAGACAGCAGATTGCAAAGCAGATGGCAACATTTCCCACAAACATTTTATGGTCATGAAGGGGACTTGTCAATTCAGATAGGAGAAGAAATAATCCACCATTTGTGAGCAAGAAACCAGACTGCACAAACAGAACGATGACTAAAGTAACTTTCAAACTTTGTAGTGCTATATTTAACATATTATCATCTTAATTCTCCTTTTCTCAGGGACCTCCAGGAAACCCCGGACCACCTGGTCCTCCGGGTCCCCCTGGCCCTGGCATTGACATGTCTGCCTTCGCTGGCCTGGGTCAGACTGAGAAGTCCCCTGATCCTCTCAGGTATATGAGGGCCGACCAGGCCTCCGGAAACCTTCGCCAGCACGACGCTGAGGTCGACGCCACTCTCAAATCCCTCAACAACCAGATTGAGAACATCCGCAGCCCTGAGGGATCCAAGAAGAACCCTGCTCGCACCTGCAGAGACCTGAAGCTCTGCCATCCCGACTGGAAGAGCGGTGAGTGACACAGAGAGGAATTGGTCAAATTGGGGTGAGATCATGAAGCAAACCTGAGCTGCCATCTAGCAGCTCAGGTTTGATAAAGTCCAGACTGCCGTTAAGCCTAGTTTGTATAGTCTGGGAATGTCAGGATTGTTTGAGGATATTGAAATTACACAAAAGCTCATCATTTTATTCAATATATATCTACACTTTTCCTCATCagcttattttcatttttgaaaaGATGAGGTATAAGATGTGGAAAAAAAGTCCTGATTTCTGGTTGTCCTTGTCTCTCTGTCTCTAGGAGAATACTGGATTGACCCCAACCAGGGCTGCACTGTTGATGCAATCAAAGTCTTCTGCAACATGGAGACAGGGGAGTCTTGTGTCTACCCCAGACCTTCTAGCATCCCTCGCAAGAACTGGTGGTCTAGCAAAAGCAAAGATCGCAAACATGTCTGGTTTGCAGAGACAATGAATGGAGGATTCCACGTAAGTAACTTCATAACACATTAgccattttgtcttttttggtgACAAATTagtgtttcagtgaaaatatttTAATATCCATTATAATTGAGTTCTGTAACCATTTTTGCTCCTTATTGTGCAGTTCAGCTATGGTGATGACAGCCTGGCACCCAACACAGCTGCCATTCAGATGACTTTCCTCAGACTGCTGTCCACCGAGGCTGCTCAGAACCTCACCTACCACTGTAAGAACAGCGTGGCCTACATGGACGCCTCAACAGGCAACCTGAAGAAGGCTGTGCTGCTGCAGGGCTCCAACGATGTGGAGATCAGAGCTGAGGGCAACAGCCGCTTCACCTACAGCGTGATGGAAGATGGCTGCACGGTAAGACTGGGCTGAGCACCATGTGCCTTCACGTTAGGTATTCGCTTAAAAATACATGTATATTTCATCAAATTCAGACTAAACCCCGAGCAAAGTaaagtttttaaaaatcaatatagCTAGACAGCACAGACGTCTGCCATGGCCAACATTCCAGTCGTATTCCTTTTTACAATATTAGaccaaaaacaaaccacaaatcaTCAGAGACAGTTGAGTTACTTAGCAACACTGGTTAGTTAATTCCAACCTAGAGCTCTCTCATGTTAAAGAAATATATTGAAATGTTGAAAAGAACCTTCAGCCTCTACCCTATTTATAGATTTGCTCCAAAATTTAAGGGTTTTGTCCTTGGCTCATCCACCAATTGAATGAAAATCCTTGCTCTAGTTTTTGCAAAATCCAGCTGaatgagagacagagagggaattGGGATTGTCCTCCTTTAAGGaggtaaaaaaacacaaaagaatgaTGTTGAAAATGGTATGCATATTGTTTAATTCTCCTGCTCAGCCCACATAGTTAAtgctgtctctctttctctgtgcTGTTCAGTCAGACTcaccaatctaatctaattttctgCCATTTTGTAGAAGTCATGGGTCATCTAACAGCCGTTGTGCTTTTTCCCTCTGCACAGAGACACACGGGACAGTGGGGCAAGACAGTGATTGAATATAGATCACAGAAGACCTCTCGTCTGCCCATTGTGGACATTGCCCCCATGGATATTGGAGGAGCAGACCAAGAGTTTGGAGTTGATGTTGGGCCAGTCTGCTTCTTGTAAAGAACGAGGgatagaaagagaaaaaagaagtgggaatttaaaaaataaaataaaatgaaagaggAGCACACTTCagttaaaggaggaaagaaagagaaaaagaaaaatcaagacactttttttaaatgggactttttttctaagtaaaaagtgctttttccAAGTCGAACTCCGTAGGATATCTGCACTGAATGGCACCAGCAACTGTCATCTGTGATTCATCCAGCATTGCTTCCAgtaaactaccccccccccccagccccaacTATGGACACTCGGTATTCCCCGAAACCCCCACTTCACTCAGGGTGAGCAGCCATCTTCACCCCGCCCTAATGAATAAGAAGGAGGAAGTATGAGGAGAGTATTGGAACACACCAAGGAACtagaaagagaaaaatgtgatggtgttatttatttattgttaagtgTTGGGTCCCAGGTGTGGTTGTTGGACTTGTTGGAGTTTTTTGCTAAATCCTAAAAAGCCCACTTACacatatttaaagaaaaaacctTATGCACCAACTCCTACTCGTACATCCTCCTCTTTTCAGACCTAGGACTTCTTCACTCCTGTACCATATCCATTAAAGCATAAATATCTCTTTGAAACCAAAAATCTAGCTTAATAGAAACTGCAGATGTTCCTATTTCTACCACCACAGTGTGTATCAAAAAGTTACTGTGTATTATAATAAAAGTCAATGGTGCTATTGTTGTAAAACAGTctgtattttttaacaaacagatacTCATATGTAGTGactttgtatatatgtatatatatgtatatgtgtatacatatatatacagtttCTCAGAAAGTGCATTTCTTCCTGGGATTTTGGATTTCAGGGTGATAAATGTCCCTGCTTTGCCCCACCCTCCTGCTTCAACCCCACATGCATACAGAAACAAACATGCCcagaattaatttttaaaatcaagGCATGTCCAAATTGGAACATAtacatttgttttagttttcttaacatttgtttttatattttaaagctACCTCACACTAAAAAACAACTTCATAAAGCAAAGTAAAGCCTTTTCCCCAGACTCTTTGTTTACAAGCCCAAAATTTTAATATGACCAATTTTGTGAGAAGCTTGGTCATTAAAGCCCAGTCTCTGCTGCCCCGTCCCCAtttgctgtgacctttgacccccattCCTCTCTACGTCCTCCCATCAGTCCCCTCACACATGACGTGCCCTCTGCCTTGGCGTACACaatcacacacatgcatttgaAGATTTTGGGTGTGGTTAGATTTGTTGCTCCAGTTCTTCAGCCAGCACAGAGGGTTCATTAGTGTGAGgttgtgtatattttttttttattattaataatagtattattattaataataatagccttattatattattatatgatCTTGACTTGTTTTTGTTACGTTTTAATTAATGTAAATtggaaataaaagacaaaaccaaGTAACAGACTGAAGTTGCTGTttatttatattctcttttgttAGTTCTCCCCCATGTTGAAATATCTGGGGCAATGCTTTTGACTCTTCCCCAAGGATTTCACTATTAATGTACAAAAATTACCCCTAAAAATGGAACCTGCAAAACATTTTGCTGTGCCCTGCTttcactgtgtgtttttgtggtgatGGCCAGATACATTTCCTGGGGGAGAAACAGCTCACGTCTCAAGAAAAGGCAGTGGTGAAATGGATGAATGCAGGGCCATTTTGATTGTTTTGTTGGatggtgatgaaaaaaaaaacaagaaaatgttgaagaaGGAGGTGGTGAAACTTCATATCAtgtactttttatatatatataaaaaaaatagcttctcagtcatttCCTTTAGTCTTGTGCATGGTAGAGTAGAAATAGGAAACACTGCCAGCCATGATCTGCACATTCTGTGAATTGATAATGCCTTCCTGTGCTTCTATTACTTTTCTTACCAGTCTTTAATTTCTTGCTTTTTTCAATCTTCATTAGCAATAAAAGTTAGAAGCATTTCTAAGAACAAAGTACAGcaatgtttcttttatttttgtttatgtgttgtttttttctgaaatcaCTTTTATTATTTAATGTAATTGTTTCCAACCCATGACTTTATTCTATACAAACAAAGAAAGCAAATCAACGAGACAGAAGAACATCAccaataaaaaatacatacagtaaaaaaatacacacagatgACATGCTTGGTTATTGTGTTTTGGGATTTCAGTATCATTATACCTTCATAAATCATTATAGGTGGCAACGATGATGTTAGTGGCTGAGATGCATTTTGGGAAACTGGATTCTGCCAAGATCCACAAAAGATGATGTAACATTCAGGAAATATTGAAATATTCACAAATTTATACACACAGAGTTTTAAGACATTAGACACCATCTACCTTTTGGGTCTGAACTTTCAGCCTGTGGTCAGCCAAGCAATATTTACTGTATGTGTTAAACACAACCCAGTTACCATGGTAATGTCAGCACCATTTGACTCGTACATTTACTTCACAGTTTGTCTCTATCCTGAACTAACACCAACGTCAACCAGCTTTTCTCTGTATACcataacaaacacacaccacatatAGCACATTACAGTATAGAGAAAGTGAATCTATTCTAGGGTTTGCCTCAGGTTATTCTTTACTAATCCAGTCCTCAGATGAGGGATATGAGATACAGAAATGTTTgatcatatatacagtatgtagagaATTACATTTATGCACTTTAACCTGTCGCTGAACAGATTGAAGACACATGAAAGACATCGAACATCTTTTTAAATAAACTGTCTGCAACATTTCTGGCTTGTGAGTcccgtggagaaaaaaaaaagagtataagCCTGTGACCCTTGTtgaataaaatgtttaaaacgaGCCATTTCTTTTGGTATTAGtggcaattttaataaaaacttGAGGCCAATTTTATGTAgcacaaacatttttttctcctttcctaTCCTGTTAATCATTTCCATCCCTGCAGATTAAATGTCTGATTCCCACATTGAAAACCATTGTGTAAAACAGACTGGATGTAGAGTTTTCAAACATAGGGAGACTTTTAACTGTTTCTATTTATAactgaaaagaatgaaaatatttattACATTAATCACACGGTGCTTCCTCCCTGTGCTCCACAGGTAGTGCCATAGTAAATATGATTACAGTGAACTGAAGTGAAATTAATAGAAGCACCTTTTAATCCAATCGGGTTGTTTTCTGTTAAGGCTGAACACTGAGCTTTAGTGTACCTACAGAAAACGCACAGTGTCCACACACTGCCTGTCAGAAATGGCACAAATTATTACATTACAGGCATTAGATGCACCAGCTGAGACGACATTTCTATTTATTATTaaagtatttttcttatttttaagagaaaaatgtATAATGACACAGACTGCGTTGTAAATAGAAGATGGAACAATTTGTACACAACAATCAGTGCAGAGATTGAAAAATGAGGACTCAAGAGATTAATTAAATCCAAAATAAGAGTGTTTGTCTCAGGGTAAATGGCTACACTAATCTAATTTCTAAAGAACAGCTTAACAATTGATCCAGTTTGAAACTGACTATAATTTGTCAACTACAGCTGTATGTACATTGGTCCAGATACTTCAGAGCTGATTGCTGTAGCTTGGAGACAAAATAGTTCACTTTCAGCTCTAATGGCTTCCTGAGAGTAAATTTAGCTCAGCTGTTCTCTGCTGGTACTGAAACAACTGGCTTAGTGACCGTGGACGGGAAAATGCCATTAAATAGAATCTGTGCAAAATCAAAGCTATCGTAGTAACTACAGCCACACAAAAACACCACGTGTTCCACCCAGCTGAAAACACACTCATAAAACCAATTAGATGAGGACACGCATTAGAGTTTGAACACTCCTGTTTGACCTGATAAACACACTCAGCCTGTTTAGAGCCTTTCAAGTGTTCATTATGGGTCAGCTGGTCAAAGACTTCTAATTAGAGCTTAATGAAAGATAAAAGAAGCCGGTGCAGAGCATGATgggacaagaaaagaaaaaggaccaCAGAGAGAAACAGAGGGTTACATGAGgatcaaagtttttttttgtactttctcAACATTAATATTTTATCCTTTCATCTTTTTTCAGCCTGCACGCTTTTTTGTTTTATAGGGCAGATGGCAGAATAAGTAAACGCAAACCCATCCTTTGAGTTTCATTGaattcacaaaaatgttttagaaaaaatataaaccaaacaTTGATGGCTTTATCTTAACAAACATAAAGAAATAGTGCAGTCACAAAGCACAGATGTAAAAGGTTAATTTCCTTCATATCCGTATTCTCCACAGTGGTTTACAGTAGCTTCTCGCAGCGTTTTGGAGTTAGTCATTTTCCATAAAAATGGCATTTGATTATTTCGTTTTAATTACAACCTACAGAGCTAAAAACCAGTGCTGAGAGTATCAGTCTCTGTGGGGGTCTTGCGTGGGCTGGGTAAACTCTTCAGGTACTCCAAATGCCGGCGGGCCTCAGCTTGGTTCTGCCTTACATAGTACACCACATACACAATAACCATGAAGAACCACACAAACATTGTCACCAGCATAGCCACGTCGGTGGTTTTCCTCTGCAGGCTGCAGAAGTTAACCCCAGAATCCAACAGTTTGACCAGTGGTTGGCCTGCATGCTCACCCAGAGACCCGGGGTCCTCCCACCTGCTGCCCTCACCGACCCCCCGAACAGAGCTCTCACAAATGATCCCGTTCACTGTCTCAGGCTCCAGGTTGAGAGTCTCCATCAGCTCCTGAAGTGTGCAGTCACAGTGCCAGGGGTTGTGATAGAGGCGTGTCTTTGCTCGAGTGGTGCCAAAGTCCTCTCTGCTGGCCTGCCTCAGCTGGTTATGTGACAGGTCCAACAGGCGCAGCTCCGGCCCCAAGTGCCGCAGGGCCCCTGAGGAGAGCGAGTCGATGCGGTTGTGAGAAAGGTACAGGTCCCGCAGGTGGAGCAGGTCACTGAAGGCACTCTCTGGGATGTTCCGGATGAAGTTGCGTTCCAGGTGGAGAGAAACAGTTTctggtgggattccctctgggatctCCCGTAGCCCTGCGTCCGAGCACAGCACGGTGGCAGTGTCCGAGGCACAGTGGCAGCTGTCGGGGCACTGAGGGGACACCTGGCCCCACAGAGCCGGGAACAAGAACAACATGCACACCCATGAAGGAAGATCCAGCCCTTTTCCTTTATCCCTCCGTCTTCCTGCACTGATGCTGGTACGTCTCTCCTCACACCAGCCTGCGCACATCGCCTCACCATAGCCCCCTGACACACACCAGGTCCCAAACCGACACTCAGACGCACCAGGAAAATCTGATAGGTTAAGAAAAAAAGGGTCAGTGTGGAACAGATTAGTGTCTCCACCTCCCTCTCTTTTTACTTCAAACAGCACATGCAATCAAAATCAATGCTGACAGAGAAGATTATGATATTTAGGAGGAGAGACAGGAGAAAAAAGGTCAGTGGGTAAAGAGAGACAATGAAATGAGCTTAGGTTGGTTTATCCGATTTGCGCATCTGTGTGGAGAGACACTGTACAACAGAAAATatgtgaatgaatgttttatgtgCAAGGAATTATCCAGTTGATGTTGCACAATGACACAATCACATCTGGCAGAGGTGCTTGTTAATAATAGCTTAAAAGAGGTAACACTGCATCTTATTATAAAATTGTCAAATGATTACAGTCTCAGCAGCAGTAACAATAACTGAAGTAATCTAATAATGTTTAAAAACACCTCTTGTGTTTCTGCATCTAAAAGGCATAAATCCTGGGGCATTATTACAGGATCTCTCCCTCCTCTTTCCTGCTGTGTTCTTCCTGCAAATGTAATTGAAAAGCAGTAGGAAAGCATCATCTTATAATCATCAATACATGTTCATctcatttatctatctatttattttctaatgttgCCACAGCCCCTCAATCATACTCCCTGGGTGAAGGGGAGTGTGCATTGTAGAGATGGAGCTCAGAAAGAGGTAGGATCGATAGCCCAAGTATCGTCTGCTAGACTATTAACAGTGAGAACATCAATCCTGCCTGTATCCAACAGTGTCAATATGTGACAGAGCTGGAAAAAATTAACCCAGCAGTGGTCTGAGTGTTAGCATCTGTTCGCCTGCAGTTAGGagacaaaagtgaaaaaaaaaaaaaagaagaagaagactagaGTCATGCATCACATGGTCAAACCACTGGTGAATACATGACATGTTTTATGTGTTAAGCTATTTTAGATACTCTCAAAAGTGAATCACTCTATTTCATCTGCCTGCAGGTCTTTTGCTCAAATATGTCTCTTTGTAAATGGTGCTAGTTTTCCAGGtaatccaatatttttttttattttttttttttaacagcagcCAAATAATGTTCTTGTTTCGCAGTAGAAATCACACGCCTTGAATTTGATTAACAGACCATCCCTGTAAATGTCAAGCACTTTCAGGTTTGGTCCCTTATTCTTAACACAATCAGATCATGTGTATTCTGCTGCTAAAACAGTATACTCCAAAGGCTACAATCCCAGACTACAGTGGCCTAGATTTGGCTGTAGCCTAAAGGTGTCTGACTGAATGACAGATCTGTGATGTCCATCAAGTGGTCCAGTGGAACCACATGAGAACAGCTGAGTTATCACCATACTGGATGGAGATTCATGCAAATCCCAATTAATTAAACAGTCATTTACTTCATGAATTACAAAAGCAATGAGAATGGAGATAGACAATAGTCACAcagttttattttgcattttctttttttttttttcttaaagtaaaGCTGACAGAGAATAACAATGACCCTCCCTTCTCTGCTGTACTCTGACTTATATTTATTTGTAACAAACTAACCCATGCTAAGGTCGTAGCATTTATGTAACCAATTTATTCTGCCGACAAATAACATTAGTCTGGGCGAGAAGGGTCATCGGGACCATCCGAAGGAACACAAAGCtgcatgcaaaaaaaataataataaagcatgCGGTTGTTTAATGCATCGTGGTTGCAACttatgcattaaaaacaaaacaaacaaacaaaaaaacattatttccGATTTTGATGAGTGATACATCGACATTTCCACAAAATGCATGACAGTAATAAGTTATGGTAAGAGATTTTTCTGTGTTAAATATATATGCATAGGGTTTAGAACTCACCCGTGAAACCGGTGTTGTTATGAAGTTGGATGAAACGGGTTCTTGCGAAGTTTCAGATCCAAATAAGTGCGTAAAAAGATGTTTTAGACTCCGTTTCGCAGGTCCTCAGGTTTTTCCCGGTGGAAAACTTGCCATCATCTTCTCTGCGAGACAAATAGACGCATGTTTATGTGGACCTGAGGAGGATCAGTTGTGGATCTGTGCTTTATTGCCTGCGGATGGCTTCATCACTGACTGTTGTACCGGAGGCATTAGCCCCCCGCCCCCtactacctctctctctctctctctctctctctctctctctctctctctctctgtgtgtgtgtgtgtgtgtgtgtgtgtgtgtgtgtgtgtgtgtgtgtgtgtgtgtgtgtgtgtgtgtgtgtgtgtttaagaaaATCAATGACACCATCATCAGTCCTGTCTTCTACTCATGCATTAATCTCATTTTTCTAAGAAGACACGGTCTACCTGCTCTGAGGTAGAAACTCCATTAACTACAGGTGTAATTAAATTATTATGATCACCACTTCCTACAAAACATGGTTGAACAACAAAAGCCAGACGGACAGGTAGAAAAGTCTAcaatttttataaataaataaataaataaataaataaatatatgactTTAGTTTGCAAGCAAAATGTTTCCACAATGAAAGAAGTGAAAATTTACTGTAAAGTGCTTGTGGTTTTCAAGACagtattgggtcaaaatgtgaaattctatgaaTTCATGACAAAATTACCGGTAGTTTTATTCAAAAGCAGTGTTTGTCTGAGCCAGGACTtctgcttcaaaacactgtcaTTACATTGACATTGTGCACTCCTTCTAGTGTAAGATGTATACATTTCCAACCCACTAGTGAGGTTGatatagtactgtagtagtagTTGATACTGTATAGTTCTGTATAGTAGTTGATATAGTATTGTAAGATAtagtacatttaacactgaagCAGATATCTCATGTAAATTTGCACTATTGTCCTTGTATAATGCactattgtttatatatatatatatatatatatatatatatatatatatatatttgcactaTTGTTCTGTCTACTGTTTAGTGTCACAGTATTTGTACAGTTTTGTAAAAATTCTAttctttattcatatttttaaaacatatacatattctAAAACTCGTGAGAGCTATGGTAAAGCCAGAGTCAAAAATTCCTTATTTGTATGCACGAACTTAGCCAATAAAGCTGATACTGATCATTTACACccaaaaactgtagaccagtacTATCAAGGATGTCACATCTTGAAGAAATACAATTGTAGTTTGTAGAAATGTAGAATATTTATTGTCAGTTCTCACATTGGTTAGATCATAAGTAAGTACTAAAGTTCCTCTCTCCTTTGACTGATAATTATTACTTGTGACTTGTCACCAATCAGATATTGCTGTAGGCGGGACATTCCTCAGACTGATGACTAAATGCAGACAGAGGCAGCTGCACTAGTAcacctgtatttattttttaccaaatatattaaaaagaaaagtacTGATAACAATCATCAAGAAAATATCAGCTCTAATTGGTCATGGATGATCGGCCTATC encodes the following:
- the LOC115419230 gene encoding leucine-rich repeat-containing protein 3-like; the protein is MCAGWCEERRTSISAGRRRDKGKGLDLPSWVCMLFLFPALWGQVSPQCPDSCHCASDTATVLCSDAGLREIPEGIPPETVSLHLERNFIRNIPESAFSDLLHLRDLYLSHNRIDSLSSGALRHLGPELRLLDLSHNQLRQASREDFGTTRAKTRLYHNPWHCDCTLQELMETLNLEPETVNGIICESSVRGVGEGSRWEDPGSLGEHAGQPLVKLLDSGVNFCSLQRKTTDVAMLVTMFVWFFMVIVYVVYYVRQNQAEARRHLEYLKSLPSPRKTPTETDTLSTGF